The proteins below come from a single Elgaria multicarinata webbii isolate HBS135686 ecotype San Diego chromosome 11, rElgMul1.1.pri, whole genome shotgun sequence genomic window:
- the CHRNE gene encoding acetylcholine receptor subunit epsilon, whose product PTPPGLLEANEETRLFNTLFTNYDKTVRPVRHVEDAVEVSVKLTLTNLISLNEKDETLTTNVWITQQWKDYRLDYRSEDYGGIGTLRVPADRVWLPDIVLENNIDGNFGVAYSCNVLISPGGSVFWLPPAIYLSTCSIEVTFFPFDWQNCSLVFRSQTYSAKEVVLEFGPDDDTGEPVKDIMIDPAAFTENGEWAIEHRPARKVLAPLSGPEAPGFSEMHYFLIIQRKPLFYVINIIVPCVLISSLVVLVYFLPAQAGGQKCTVSISVLLAQTVFLFLIAQKVPETSLSIPLIGKYLLFVMVVATLIVTNCVIVLNVSLRSPSTHAMSERLKHMFLEVLPRYLGSHLEPAGEDPWDAPRPRRRSSFGIMLKAEEYILKKPRSELLFERQGQRHGLRRGPGFSAAYGLDVGTTSTLYKNLASLAPDIKECVDACNFIAESTKDQSAEGAEMENWVLIGQVMDKFCFWVAILLFTIGTLAIFFMGHFNTVPEDPFPGQGGQ is encoded by the exons cccaccccaccagggCTCCTGGAGGCCAATGAAGAGACCCGCCTCTTCAACACCCTTTTCACCAACTACGACAAGACGGTGCGGCCCGTGCGCCACGTGGAGGATGCGGTGGAGGTGTCCGTAAAGCTCACCCTCACCAACCTCATCTCGCTG AACGAGAAAGACGAGACCTTGACCACCAACGTCTGGATCACGCAA CAATGGAAGGACTACCGGTTGGACTACAGAAGTGAAGACTATGGTGGAATCGGGACCCTTCGTGTGCCGGCCGACCGGGTGTGGCTGCCGGACATCGTCCTGGAGAACaa CATTGACGGGAACTTTGGTGTGGCCTACTCCTGCAACGTCCTCATCTCCCCGGGGGGGTCCGTGTTTTGGCTTCCCCCGGCCATCTACCTCAGCACCTGCTCCATCGAGGTCACCTTCTTCCCCTTTGACTGGCAGAACTGCTCCCTCGTCTTCCG GTCCCAGACGTACAGCGCCAAGGAGGTGGTGCTGGAGTTTGGCCCCGATGATGACACCGGGGAGCCGGTCAAGGACATCATGATCGACCCCGCGGCCTTCACAG AGAACGGTGAGTGGGCCATCGAGCACCGTCCGGCCCGCAAGGTCCTGGCGCCGCTGTCCGGGCCGGAGGCCCCCGGCTTCTCCGAGATGCACTACTTCCTCATCATCCAGCGCAAGCCCCTCTTCTACGTCATCAACATCATCGTCCCCTGCGTGCTCATCTCCTCCTTGGTAGTGCTCGTCTACTTCCTGCCGGCCCAGG CGGGAGGGCAGAAGTGCACCGTGAGCATCTCGGTGCTGCTGGCGCAGACCGTCTTCTTGTTCCTCATCGCGCAGAAGGTGCCGGAGACCTCGCTCAGCATCCCCCTCATCGGCAA GTACCTGCTCTTCGTCATGGTGGTGGCCACCCTGATCGTCACGAACTGCGTCATCGTCCTCAACGTGTCCCTCCGCAGCCCCAGCACCCACGCCATGTCGGAGCGCCTCAAGCAT atgttcttggaggTCCTCCCTCGGTACCTGGGCTCCCACTTAGAACCGGCCGGTGAAGACCCCTGGgacgccccccgcccccgccgacGCAGCTCCTTCGGCATCATGCTCAAGGCAGAAGAGTACATCCTCAAGAAGCCCCGGAGCGAACTGCTCTTTGAGCGCCAAGGGCAGCGGCACGGCCTGCGCAGGGGCCccggcttcagcgcggcct atGGGCTTGACGTGGGCACGACCAGCACCTTGTACAAGAACTTGGCCAGCTTAGCGCCGGACATCAAGGAGTGCGTGGACGCCTGCAATTTCATCGCCGAGAGCACCAAGGACCAAAGTGCTGAGGGGGCG gagatgGAGAACTGGGTGCTGATTGGGCAGGTGATGGACAAGTTCtgcttctgggtggccatcctgcTCTTCACCATCGGGACGCTGGCCATCTTCTTCATGGGGCATTTCAACACGGTGCCGGAAGACCCCTTCCCTGGCCAGGGAGGGCAGTAG
- the GP1BA gene encoding platelet glycoprotein Ib alpha chain → MLPCPVGPPLLIALLTFSAVAAAATDPPELCEQEMNKIKDLLQVSCVAKGLTSIPPGLPKDTGILLLSSNRLAQVSMASFHHLTQLRELDLSNNSLAALETKGAPLPGLQLLLLSHNALQRLPALQGLPDVTRLALGHNAISQLPQGGFRGLGHLLDLELQGNRLQHLPPGAFEGLDSLKDLDLSDNSLESLPGELLAGLSVLEILRLERNRLKNVPDGFFPEKKIFAYVYLVGNPWVCDCRLAYLRDWILENEFSVYTRTPVWERGLLKETTENEPESVTCVAPAGEKGKPVMHFKAACGDVAIDGGEEEEEEEEAATLKPPSATLQASSAPPAVLTARALSMLAATTPTAAATTAPPHRSCRPPPQLPPPPQLPPPATPTAAAAPTTAAAAPTAAATPTAAATPTAAATPTAAAATPTAAATPTAASPTTAAAPTAATPTATAATERPSAAEPPHTTPALPPPTSLTPSTPTAGQPAAPAKTLAWLLPARQATESPFITARPTTTPQTTPRPAGMTTPPASTSSLPPPSPPSPVPPCPPPEPSVRCSCPVLLPPPARALGRDPPPRPFPATWAGWLAGRCCALRLALYLACLGLMVLLTLAALCWLAWNYLSWYRPALQRPPGPRLVRAQQPTEATPRGGQLRGSEASRPRTYRVCKTFTMAPSHHVTWLLISLPGPAKPWPLGGRQGQVSSYSLDRGRDAIGAVRVKYATSSL, encoded by the coding sequence ATGCTGCCGTGTCCCGTGGGCCCCCCTCTGCTCATCGCCCTCCTGACCTTCTCGGCGGTGGCAGCCGCAGCCACGGATCCCCCAGAGCTCTGTGAACAGGAGATGAACAAGATCAAGGACCTGCTCCAGGTGAGCTGCGTGGCGAAGGGGCTGACCAGCATCCCTCCCGGGCTGCCCAAAGACACCGGTATTCTGCTACTGAGCTCCAACCGCCTGGCCCAGGTCTCCATGGCCTCCTTCCATCACCTGACACAGCTGAGGGAGCTGGACCTGTCGAACAACAGCCTGGCGGCCCTGGAGACCAAGGGGGCCCCTCTGCCtggcctccagctgctgctgctgtcccacaacgcCCTCCAGcgcctgcccgccttgcagggcttGCCCGACGTGACGCGCCTGGCCCTGGGCCACAACGCCATCTCCCAGCTGCCCCAGGGAGGCTTCCGGGGCCTGGGGCATCTGCTGGACCTGGAGCTCCAAGGCAACCGTCTCCAGCACCTGCCTCCGGGAGCCTTCGAGGGCTTGGACAGCCTGAAGGACCTGGACTTGTCGGATAACAGCCTGGAGTCGCTGCCCGGGGAGCTGCTGGCCGGGCTGAGCGTGCTGGAGATCCTGCGGCTGGAGAGGAACCGGCTGAAGAACGTGCCGGACGGCTTCTTCCCGGAGAAAAAGATTTTCGCCTACGTCTACCTGGTCGGGAACCCCTGGGTCTGCGACTGCCGGCTGGCGTACCTGCGGGACTGGATCCTGGAAAATGAGTTCAGCGTGTACACGCGCACCCCTGTCTGGGAGAGGGGCCTTTTGAAAGAGACCACGGAGAACGAACCCGAGAGTGTCACGTGTGTGGCCCCCGCCGGAGAGAAGGGAAAACCCGTCATGCACTTCAAGGCTGCCTGCGGGGACGTGGCCAtagatgggggggaggaggaggaggaggaggaggaggctgccacGCTGAAGCCCCCCAGCGCCACCCTGCAGGCTTCATCCGCCCCTCCTGCTGTCCTCACTGCCCGCGCTCTGAGCATGCTGGCAGCCACCACACCCACCGCAGCTGCCaccaccgcccccccccaccgcagCTGCCGCCCCCCCCCACAGCTGCCACCCCCACCGCAGCTGCCACCCCCCGCCACCCCCACCGCAGCTGCCGCCCCCACCACCGCAGCTGCCGCCCCCACCGCAGCTGCCACCCCCACCGCAGCTGCCACCCCCACCGCAGCTGCCACCCCCACcgcagctgctgccacccccaccgCAGCTGCCACCCCCACCGCAGCCTCCCCCACCACAGCTGCCGCCCCCACCGCAGCCACCCCCACCGCCACCGCAGCCACTGAGCGCCCAAGCGCTGCAGAACCGCCCCACACAAcacctgcccttcccccccccacctcactgaCCCCCAGCACCCCCACCGCCGGCCAGCCAGCAGCTCCCGCAAAGACGCTGGCATGGCTCCTCCCAGCCAGGCAGGCCACCGAGAGCCCCTTCATTACGGCCCGGCCCACCACAACGCCCCAAACCACCCCCCGCCCAGCTGGGATGACCACCCCTCCTGCCAGCACCtcgtccctccccccacccagccctccGTCCCCGGtccccccctgcccaccccccgaGCCCTCCGTCCGCTGCTCGTGccctgtgctgctgccgccgccagccAGGGCGCTGGGGAGAGACCCTCCCCCGCGCCCGTTTCCAGCGACCTGGGCGGGCTGGCTGGCGGGCCGCTGCTGCGCCCTGCGCCTGGCCCTGTACCTGGCCTGCCTGGGGCTCATGGTGCTGCTAACCCTGGCTGCGCTATGCTGGCTGGCGTGGAACTACCTGAGCTGGTACCGCCCAGCTCTGCAGAGGCCCCCGGGGCCCCGTCTGGTCAGGGCCCAGCAGCCGACGGAGGCCACGCCCAGAGGGGGGCAGCTCAGGGGCAGCGAAGCGTCCCGGCCCCGGACCTACCGTGTCTGCAAGACGTTCACGATGGCCCCTTCCCACCACGTCACCTGGCTCCTCATCAGCCTGCCGGGGCCTGCAAAGCCGTGGCCCctggggggcaggcagggccaGGTCTCTTCATACAGCTTGGATCGGGGGAGGGATGCCATCGGGGCCGTGCGGGTGAAGTATGCCACCTCCTCTTTGTAG